In Micromonospora purpureochromogenes, a single window of DNA contains:
- the ypfJ gene encoding KPN_02809 family neutral zinc metallopeptidase: MELNENAQVDTSQVDDRRGSGGGGGMGIPIPIGGGRGGIVGIIIAVLVALVGGGFGLNAATNGGGGEQGDNTSLQQKCSADDALQQLDCRNTAYVNSIQAYWQAALPEKFGEQYRPSKTVFFSQGVNTGCGQADSGVGPFYCPADDLVYIDLTFYRVLADQLGAQGEFAQPYVLAHEYGHHVQDLLGTEAQMRRQQQRDPDNANALSVKLELQADCYAGAWAKNATGTADAKGQKIFKSVTEQDIAQAIDTAEKIGDDAISERANRPVNPEEFTHGSSAQRKEWFSRGYDSGDPKSCDTFGGSR, from the coding sequence ATGGAGCTGAACGAGAACGCGCAGGTCGACACCAGTCAGGTGGACGATCGGCGAGGGTCCGGCGGGGGCGGCGGGATGGGCATCCCCATCCCGATCGGCGGCGGTCGCGGAGGGATCGTCGGCATCATCATCGCCGTACTGGTCGCGCTGGTCGGCGGCGGCTTCGGGCTGAACGCCGCGACCAACGGCGGCGGCGGTGAGCAGGGCGACAACACGTCGCTGCAGCAGAAGTGCTCGGCCGACGACGCGCTCCAGCAGCTGGACTGCCGCAACACCGCGTACGTCAACTCGATCCAGGCGTACTGGCAGGCCGCGCTGCCGGAGAAGTTCGGCGAGCAGTACCGGCCGTCGAAGACGGTCTTCTTCAGCCAGGGCGTGAACACCGGCTGCGGCCAGGCCGACTCCGGCGTCGGCCCGTTCTACTGCCCGGCCGACGACCTGGTCTACATCGACCTGACCTTCTACCGGGTGCTGGCCGACCAGCTCGGCGCGCAGGGCGAGTTCGCCCAGCCGTACGTGCTGGCCCACGAGTACGGCCACCACGTGCAGGACCTGCTCGGCACCGAGGCGCAGATGCGCCGCCAGCAGCAGCGCGACCCGGACAACGCCAACGCGCTGTCGGTGAAGCTGGAGCTGCAGGCCGACTGCTACGCGGGCGCCTGGGCGAAGAACGCCACCGGCACCGCCGACGCGAAGGGCCAGAAGATCTTCAAGAGCGTCACCGAGCAGGACATCGCGCAGGCGATCGACACCGCCGAGAAGATCGGCGACGACGCCATCTCGGAGCGGGCGAACCGCCCGGTGAACCCGGAGGAGTTCACCCACGGCTCGTCCGCGCAGCGCAAGGAGTGGTTCAGCCGCGGCTACGACAGCGGCGACCCGAAGTCCTGCGACACCTTCGGCGGCAGCCGCTGA
- a CDS encoding enoyl-CoA hydratase/isomerase family protein → MTAETTGVRLDCDGPVATVTLCRPDVLNAQTPAMWRAMSDFSRDLPGDVRVVVVRGEGRSFSAGLDLSVAGASGPGSFAELATLPEQECADRIAEFQGGFSWLHRPDVISVAAVQGHAIGAGFQLALACDLRVLTEDAKLSMAEVTLGLVPDLAGTKRLVELVGYSRALEICATGRRMDAAEADRIGLATLVVPTADLDGAVRDLTAGLLANNRDAVVEIKALLAGAAGRSHADQQRAEREAQTRRLRDLAGRGE, encoded by the coding sequence GTGACCGCCGAGACGACCGGGGTGCGACTCGACTGCGACGGGCCGGTCGCGACGGTGACGTTGTGCCGGCCCGACGTGCTCAACGCCCAGACCCCGGCGATGTGGCGCGCGATGAGCGACTTCTCGCGGGATCTCCCCGGCGACGTACGCGTCGTCGTGGTGCGCGGCGAGGGGCGGTCCTTCTCCGCCGGCCTCGACCTGTCGGTGGCCGGCGCGTCCGGGCCGGGTTCGTTCGCCGAGCTGGCGACCCTGCCCGAGCAGGAGTGCGCCGACCGGATCGCCGAGTTCCAGGGCGGCTTCAGCTGGCTGCACCGCCCCGACGTGATCTCCGTCGCGGCCGTGCAGGGGCACGCCATCGGCGCCGGCTTCCAGTTGGCGCTCGCCTGTGACCTCCGGGTGCTCACCGAGGACGCCAAGCTCTCCATGGCCGAGGTGACCCTGGGCCTGGTGCCCGACCTCGCCGGGACGAAGCGCCTCGTCGAGCTGGTCGGATACTCGCGGGCCCTGGAGATCTGCGCGACTGGCCGGCGGATGGACGCCGCCGAGGCGGACCGGATCGGGCTGGCCACGCTCGTCGTGCCCACCGCCGACCTGGACGGCGCGGTACGCGACCTCACCGCCGGGCTGCTGGCCAACAACCGCGACGCGGTGGTCGAGATCAAGGCGTTGCTCGCCGGCGCGGCCGGCCGCTCGCACGCCGACCAGCAGCGCGCCGAGCGGGAGGCGCAGACCCGCCGCCTGCGCGACCTCGCCGGACGGGGAGAATAG
- a CDS encoding ABC-F family ATP-binding cassette domain-containing protein, with translation MITATGLELRAGARILLSDTTLRVQPGDRIGLVGRNGAGKTTTLKVLAGEGQPYAGQIDRRSAIGYLPQDPRTGDLEVTGRDRVLSARGLDVLMAQMKEIEEKLADDADDKLVRRYGALEDQFAALGGYAAEAEAARICANLGLPDRALAQTIGTLSGGQRRRIELARILFRDAGENGGGILLLDEPTNHLDADSITWLRNFLANHKGGLIVISHDGALLESVVNKVWFLDATRSVVDVYNLGWKAYLEARETDERRRRRERANAEKKAGALMAQADKMRAKATKTVAAQNMARRAEKLISGLEEVRVSDKVAKVRFPTPAPCGKTPLTATGLSKSYGSLEIFTDVNVAVDRGSRVAILGLNGAGKTTLLRMLGGLLKPDTGEVHAGHGLRLGYYAQEHETLDVERTVLENMRAAAIEQSDTDLRKILGAFLFSGDDVDKPAGVLSGGEKTRLALSTLVCSGANVLLLDEPTNNLDPVSREQVLDAIANYPGAIVLVTHDPGAVLALKPDRAILLPDGDEDAWSDDLLELVELA, from the coding sequence ATGATCACTGCCACCGGCCTGGAGTTGCGTGCCGGCGCCCGGATCCTGCTGTCCGACACCACCCTGCGGGTGCAGCCCGGTGACCGGATCGGCCTGGTGGGCCGCAACGGCGCCGGCAAGACCACCACGCTGAAGGTGCTGGCGGGGGAGGGGCAGCCGTACGCCGGCCAGATCGACCGGCGCAGCGCGATCGGCTACCTGCCGCAGGACCCGCGTACCGGCGACCTGGAGGTCACCGGGCGGGACCGGGTGCTCTCCGCCCGCGGGCTGGACGTGCTGATGGCCCAGATGAAGGAGATCGAGGAGAAGCTCGCCGACGACGCCGACGACAAGCTGGTCCGCCGCTACGGCGCGCTGGAGGACCAGTTCGCCGCCCTCGGCGGGTACGCCGCCGAGGCCGAGGCGGCCCGGATCTGCGCCAACCTCGGGCTGCCCGACCGGGCGCTCGCCCAGACCATCGGCACCCTCTCCGGCGGCCAGCGCCGCCGCATCGAGCTGGCCCGGATCCTGTTCCGTGACGCCGGCGAGAACGGCGGCGGCATCCTGCTGCTCGACGAGCCGACCAACCACCTCGACGCCGACTCGATCACCTGGTTGCGCAACTTCCTCGCCAACCACAAGGGCGGCCTGATCGTCATCTCCCACGACGGCGCGCTGCTGGAGTCGGTGGTCAACAAGGTGTGGTTCCTCGACGCCACCCGCTCGGTGGTGGACGTCTACAACCTGGGCTGGAAGGCGTACCTGGAGGCGCGGGAGACCGACGAGCGGCGCCGCCGCCGCGAGCGGGCCAACGCCGAGAAGAAGGCCGGCGCCCTGATGGCCCAGGCCGACAAGATGCGGGCCAAGGCCACCAAGACCGTCGCCGCGCAGAACATGGCCCGTCGCGCCGAGAAGCTGATCTCCGGCCTGGAGGAGGTACGCGTCTCCGACAAGGTGGCGAAGGTGCGCTTCCCCACCCCGGCGCCGTGCGGCAAGACCCCGCTGACCGCGACCGGCCTCTCCAAGTCGTACGGCTCACTGGAGATCTTCACCGACGTGAACGTCGCGGTGGACCGTGGTTCCCGGGTCGCCATCCTCGGGCTCAACGGCGCCGGCAAGACCACCCTGCTGCGGATGCTCGGCGGCCTGCTCAAGCCGGACACCGGCGAGGTGCACGCCGGGCACGGCCTGCGGCTGGGCTACTACGCCCAGGAACACGAGACCCTGGACGTCGAGCGGACCGTGCTGGAGAACATGCGGGCCGCCGCCATCGAGCAGTCCGACACCGACCTGCGCAAGATCCTCGGTGCGTTCCTCTTCTCGGGGGACGACGTGGACAAGCCGGCCGGGGTGCTCTCCGGCGGCGAGAAGACCCGGCTCGCCCTCTCCACCCTGGTCTGTTCCGGGGCCAACGTGCTGCTGCTGGACGAGCCGACCAACAACCTGGACCCGGTCAGCCGGGAGCAGGTGCTCGACGCCATCGCCAACTACCCGGGCGCGATCGTGCTGGTCACCCACGACCCGGGCGCGGTGCTCGCGCTCAAGCCGGACCGGGCGATCCTGCTGCCCGACGGCGACGAGGACGCCTGGAGCGACGACCTGCTCGAACTGGTCGAGTTGGCCTGA
- a CDS encoding TIGR04222 domain-containing membrane protein, whose amino-acid sequence MLAADTWGISGPTFLRFYLLAALVVVVGSIVYRSRILAGQPAAGTGQLGPQQVAYLNGGDQLAIWTALGGLRGCGAVGVRPDRRLTTGGPLPSGVTPLDQAVHHAARNHLHTRELAREQRVSRALTELREGLQRQGLALHPEQRTAARRGAWLVLALMALGAARIAAGLANDRPVGFLLLAVLALIVPLVLLSRVPWRTRAADATLRELRQSNIHLSPASAPAYATYGAAGAAMGVALFGTASLWALDPGFAEQAEIQRQALNSSGGTGGGSCGGGSSCGGGGSSCGGGGGGCGGGGGCGG is encoded by the coding sequence ATGCTGGCGGCCGACACCTGGGGCATTTCCGGCCCGACGTTCCTCCGGTTCTATCTGCTGGCGGCCCTGGTGGTCGTCGTCGGCTCGATCGTGTACCGGTCCCGGATCCTCGCCGGGCAGCCGGCGGCCGGGACCGGCCAGCTCGGGCCGCAGCAGGTCGCGTACCTCAACGGCGGCGACCAGCTCGCGATCTGGACGGCGCTGGGCGGCCTGCGCGGCTGCGGCGCGGTCGGGGTGCGTCCCGACCGGCGCCTCACCACCGGGGGCCCCCTGCCCAGCGGCGTCACCCCGCTCGACCAGGCGGTTCACCACGCCGCCCGCAACCACCTGCACACCCGGGAGCTGGCCCGCGAGCAGCGGGTGTCCCGCGCCCTCACCGAGCTGCGCGAGGGCCTGCAACGGCAGGGCCTGGCGCTGCACCCCGAGCAGCGCACGGCGGCCCGGCGCGGCGCGTGGCTGGTGCTCGCCCTGATGGCGCTCGGCGCGGCCCGGATCGCCGCCGGGCTGGCCAACGACCGACCGGTCGGCTTCCTGCTGCTCGCCGTCCTCGCCCTGATCGTCCCGCTGGTGCTGCTCTCCCGGGTGCCGTGGCGGACCCGGGCGGCCGACGCCACGCTGCGCGAGCTGCGCCAGAGCAACATCCACCTCTCCCCCGCGTCCGCACCCGCCTACGCCACCTACGGCGCGGCCGGGGCGGCCATGGGGGTCGCGCTGTTCGGCACCGCCTCGCTCTGGGCCCTGGACCCGGGCTTCGCCGAGCAGGCGGAGATCCAGCGGCAGGCGCTGAACAGCAGCGGTGGCACTGGCGGCGGCTCCTGTGGCGGCGGCAGTTCCTGCGGTGGCGGCGGCAGCTCCTGCGGCGGCGGTGGTGGTGGGTGCGGCGGCGGCGGTGGGTGCGGCGGATGA
- a CDS encoding acVLRF1 family peptidyl-tRNA hydrolase, whose amino-acid sequence MTSRPAAGGGRWVEVDPTRVARWVEGFADRHGPPTTTDVGYGLLLAAPDGATAELHTPPGAPPTRDVPEFVAAAAEPRRIGLLLARKGAVAVGVAVGEKLVVSKVDTRYVQGRTAAGGWSQQRFARRRDNQAKAALGDAAELAVRLLLPEAATLRALVCGGDRRAVDTVLADRRLAPLAALRAERLLDVPEPRHAVLVAAIAGARAVRILVRDAAPDAA is encoded by the coding sequence ATGACCAGTCGACCCGCAGCCGGGGGTGGCCGGTGGGTCGAGGTCGACCCGACCCGCGTCGCCCGCTGGGTCGAGGGCTTCGCCGACCGGCACGGCCCGCCCACCACCACCGATGTCGGGTACGGGCTGCTGCTCGCCGCCCCGGACGGCGCGACCGCCGAGCTGCACACCCCGCCCGGAGCGCCGCCCACCCGGGACGTACCCGAATTCGTGGCCGCCGCGGCCGAGCCGCGCCGGATCGGCCTGCTGCTGGCCCGCAAGGGCGCGGTGGCGGTCGGCGTCGCGGTGGGGGAGAAGCTGGTGGTCTCCAAGGTGGACACCCGCTACGTGCAGGGCCGCACCGCCGCGGGCGGGTGGTCCCAGCAGCGCTTCGCCCGGCGGCGGGACAACCAGGCGAAGGCGGCCCTCGGCGACGCGGCGGAGCTGGCCGTACGGCTGCTGCTGCCGGAGGCGGCGACGCTGCGCGCGCTGGTCTGCGGCGGCGATCGGCGGGCCGTCGACACCGTGCTCGCCGACCGGCGGCTGGCCCCGCTCGCCGCGCTGCGGGCCGAGCGGCTGCTCGACGTCCCCGAGCCCCGGCACGCGGTGCTGGTCGCCGCGATCGCCGGGGCCCGCGCGGTGCGGATCCTGGTCCGCGACGCCGCACCCGACGCCGCCTGA
- a CDS encoding ABC transporter ATP-binding protein: MSGGGMTGWSMLRSMRSSDEVSAHRLKRGTARRIVAFAEPYRRDIVVFLVTVVIAAIIGVATPVLAGKVINAITRGGAEAGAIVVRLALVIAALAVADALFSLAQRWYSARIGEGIILDLRTRVYDHVQRMPLQFFTRTQTGALVSRLNNDVMGAQRAFTSTLSGVVSNVIQLVLTAGVMFTLSWQITTLSLILLPIFIIPARRVGKRLAEITRESYNLDAKMNATMTERFGVAGALLVKLFGSPEIEARRFAGRAERVRDIGIQSAMYSRTFFVAMLLVASLAQALTYGLGGWLAVTGGVSAGTVVTLALLLTRLYGPLTALSNVRVDVMSALVSFDRVFEVLDLRPGIEEKPDAVPVPRGNGRVEFRDVRFRYPAAAEVSLASLEEVATLDRTVNEPVLKGVSFTVEPGQMVALVGPSGAGKSTLSMLISRIYDVTDGEVRVGGVDVRDATLASLRDEIGVVTQDSHLFHETIAENLRYAKPDATDDEIWAALAGAQVADLVRALPEGLETMVGERGYRFSGGEKQRIAIARLLLKAPSIVILDEATAHLDSESEAAVQRALAVALTGRTALVIAHRLSTVRDADQILVLDDGRIVERGRHEELVAVGGLYAELYRTQFAVADSPAPYAATEPEPVITTVPLGTYVAQEAMPPAAAN; this comes from the coding sequence ATGTCCGGTGGGGGCATGACCGGGTGGAGCATGCTCCGGTCGATGCGCAGCAGTGACGAGGTCTCCGCGCACCGGCTGAAGCGGGGCACCGCCCGGCGGATCGTCGCCTTCGCGGAGCCGTACCGGCGGGACATCGTCGTCTTCCTGGTCACGGTGGTGATCGCCGCGATCATCGGGGTGGCCACCCCGGTGCTGGCCGGAAAGGTCATCAACGCCATCACCCGGGGCGGCGCCGAGGCCGGGGCGATCGTGGTCCGCCTGGCGCTGGTGATCGCCGCGCTGGCGGTCGCCGACGCCCTCTTCTCCCTCGCCCAGCGGTGGTACTCGGCCCGCATCGGCGAGGGGATCATCCTCGACCTGCGCACCCGGGTCTACGACCACGTGCAGCGGATGCCGTTGCAGTTCTTCACCCGCACCCAGACCGGGGCCCTGGTCAGCCGGCTCAACAACGACGTGATGGGCGCCCAGCGGGCGTTCACCTCGACCCTCTCCGGGGTGGTCAGCAACGTCATCCAGCTGGTGCTGACCGCCGGGGTGATGTTCACCCTCTCCTGGCAGATCACCACGCTCTCGCTGATCCTGCTGCCGATCTTCATCATCCCGGCCCGGCGGGTCGGGAAGCGGCTGGCCGAGATCACCCGGGAGTCGTACAACCTCGACGCCAAGATGAACGCGACGATGACCGAGCGGTTCGGCGTGGCCGGGGCGCTGCTGGTCAAGCTCTTCGGCTCGCCCGAGATCGAGGCCCGCCGCTTCGCCGGCCGGGCCGAGCGGGTCCGCGACATCGGCATCCAGTCGGCCATGTACTCGCGGACGTTCTTCGTGGCGATGCTGCTGGTCGCCTCGCTGGCCCAGGCGCTGACCTACGGGCTCGGCGGCTGGCTGGCGGTCACCGGCGGGGTCAGCGCCGGCACGGTGGTCACCCTCGCGCTGCTGCTCACCCGCCTCTACGGCCCGCTGACCGCGCTGTCCAACGTCCGGGTGGACGTGATGAGCGCGCTGGTCTCCTTCGACCGGGTCTTCGAGGTGCTGGACCTGCGCCCCGGCATCGAGGAGAAGCCGGACGCGGTGCCGGTGCCGCGCGGCAACGGGCGGGTCGAGTTCCGCGACGTGCGGTTCCGCTACCCGGCCGCCGCCGAGGTGTCGCTGGCCTCGCTGGAGGAGGTCGCCACCCTGGACCGCACGGTCAACGAGCCGGTGCTCAAGGGTGTGTCGTTCACCGTCGAGCCGGGCCAGATGGTGGCCCTGGTCGGGCCCTCCGGCGCCGGCAAGTCGACGCTGTCCATGCTGATCTCCCGGATCTACGACGTCACCGACGGCGAGGTGCGGGTCGGCGGCGTGGACGTCCGCGACGCCACCCTCGCCTCGCTGCGCGACGAGATCGGCGTGGTCACCCAGGACTCGCACCTGTTCCACGAGACGATCGCCGAGAACCTGCGCTACGCCAAGCCGGACGCCACCGACGACGAGATCTGGGCGGCGCTGGCCGGCGCGCAGGTCGCCGACCTGGTCCGGGCGCTGCCCGAGGGGCTGGAGACGATGGTCGGTGAGCGCGGCTACCGCTTCTCCGGCGGCGAGAAGCAGCGCATCGCCATCGCCCGGCTGCTGCTCAAGGCGCCGTCGATCGTGATCCTCGACGAGGCCACCGCCCACCTGGACTCGGAGAGCGAGGCCGCGGTGCAGCGGGCGCTGGCGGTCGCGCTGACCGGGCGTACCGCACTGGTCATCGCGCACCGGCTCTCCACGGTCCGCGACGCCGACCAGATCCTGGTCCTCGACGACGGCCGGATCGTGGAGCGGGGCCGGCACGAGGAGCTGGTCGCGGTCGGCGGGCTCTACGCCGAGCTGTACCGCACCCAGTTCGCGGTCGCCGACTCGCCGGCGCCCTATGCGGCGACGGAGCCCGAGCCGGTGATCACCACGGTGCCGCTGGGCACGTACGTCGCCCAGGAGGCGATGCCGCCGGCGGCGGCCAACTAG
- a CDS encoding SDR family oxidoreductase, with product MDLGLTDRVYVLTGASRGLGFAAAECLVADGARVVLSARAPERVAEAVERLGGPRHAIGLTADLADPETPQRLVVAAREHFGRLDGALVSVGGPPRGTAAQATDEQWRQSFETVFLGSVRAARTVAGALTDGGAIGLVLSTSARGPVPGLGISNGLRPGLAGVAKDMADEYGPRGVRVLGLLPGRIMTDRNRELFAATGDAEAARAEAEAGIPLRRIGDPAEFGRVAAFLLSPAASYVTGVTVPVDGGALRGL from the coding sequence ATGGATCTCGGACTCACCGACCGGGTGTACGTGCTGACCGGCGCCTCCCGGGGCCTGGGCTTCGCCGCCGCCGAGTGCCTCGTGGCCGACGGCGCACGGGTGGTCCTCTCGGCCCGTGCCCCCGAGCGCGTCGCCGAGGCCGTCGAGCGGCTCGGCGGTCCCCGGCACGCCATCGGGCTCACCGCCGACCTGGCCGACCCGGAGACGCCGCAGCGGCTCGTGGTGGCGGCGCGGGAGCACTTCGGCCGGCTGGACGGCGCGCTGGTCTCGGTCGGCGGCCCGCCCCGCGGCACCGCCGCCCAGGCGACCGACGAACAGTGGCGACAGTCCTTCGAGACGGTCTTCCTCGGCAGCGTCCGCGCCGCCCGTACGGTGGCCGGCGCGCTCACCGACGGCGGCGCGATCGGGCTGGTGCTCTCCACCTCGGCCCGCGGCCCGGTGCCGGGCCTCGGCATCTCCAACGGCCTGCGCCCCGGCCTGGCCGGGGTGGCCAAGGACATGGCCGACGAGTACGGCCCGCGGGGCGTGCGGGTGCTCGGCCTGCTGCCCGGACGGATCATGACCGACCGCAACCGGGAACTCTTCGCCGCCACCGGGGACGCCGAGGCGGCCCGGGCCGAGGCGGAGGCCGGCATCCCGCTGCGCCGGATCGGTGATCCGGCGGAGTTCGGGCGGGTCGCCGCGTTCCTGCTCTCCCCCGCCGCGAGCTACGTCACCGGTGTCACCGTGCCGGTCGACGGCGGCGCGCTGCGCGGCCTGTGA
- a CDS encoding helix-turn-helix domain-containing protein, protein MAATGTATSTEKGRRIVGAERQTLAKDLVKRYTSGESIRALAASTGRSYGFIHRVLTESGVQLRQRGGARRRKKA, encoded by the coding sequence ATGGCAGCCACTGGCACAGCCACCAGCACTGAGAAGGGTCGCCGGATCGTCGGAGCCGAGCGTCAGACGCTCGCCAAGGACCTGGTAAAGCGGTACACCTCGGGTGAGAGCATCCGCGCGCTCGCGGCCTCGACCGGACGTTCCTACGGGTTCATCCACCGGGTGCTCACCGAGTCCGGCGTCCAGCTGCGGCAGCGCGGCGGCGCCCGGCGCCGCAAGAAGGCGTGA
- a CDS encoding DUF692 domain-containing protein, protein MTGPSGVGIGWRPEIAGFVAELPGLRFVEVVAESIPSTGSLPPGLAELRGRDVTVVPHGVRLSLGGAEPVDPARVTHLARVAELLDAPLVSEHIAFVRAGGLEAGHLLPLPRSREAVAAVAANVRRAQEQLPVPIALEPIAALFDWPDDELDEADFLTEILDATGATLLLDVANVHANARNRGDDPLALLDRLPLDRVAYVHVAGGAERGGFYHDTHTDPVPPEVLDLVGALCERRRPPALLLERDGHYPPAPALRAELDALAAASGFPVVT, encoded by the coding sequence ATGACCGGTCCGAGCGGGGTGGGCATCGGCTGGCGGCCGGAGATCGCCGGATTCGTCGCCGAGCTGCCCGGACTGCGCTTCGTCGAGGTGGTGGCCGAGTCGATCCCGTCGACGGGTTCGCTCCCGCCGGGGCTGGCCGAGCTGCGCGGGCGCGACGTCACGGTCGTACCGCACGGGGTGCGGCTCTCCCTCGGCGGCGCGGAACCGGTCGACCCGGCCCGGGTGACCCACCTGGCCCGGGTCGCCGAACTCCTCGACGCGCCGCTGGTCAGCGAGCACATCGCGTTCGTCCGGGCCGGCGGCCTGGAGGCCGGCCACCTGCTGCCGCTGCCGCGCAGCCGGGAGGCGGTGGCCGCGGTGGCGGCCAACGTCCGGCGGGCGCAGGAGCAGCTGCCGGTGCCGATCGCCCTGGAGCCGATCGCCGCGCTCTTCGACTGGCCCGACGACGAGCTGGACGAGGCGGACTTCCTCACCGAGATCCTGGACGCCACCGGGGCCACGCTGCTGCTCGACGTCGCCAACGTGCACGCCAACGCCCGCAACCGGGGCGACGACCCGCTCGCCCTGCTCGACCGGCTCCCGCTGGACCGGGTCGCCTACGTGCACGTGGCCGGCGGTGCCGAGCGGGGCGGCTTCTACCACGACACGCACACCGACCCGGTGCCGCCGGAGGTGCTCGACCTGGTCGGCGCGCTCTGTGAGCGCCGCCGGCCCCCGGCGCTGCTGCTGGAACGCGACGGGCACTACCCGCCCGCGCCCGCCCTGCGGGCCGAGCTGGACGCGCTCGCCGCCGCCTCCGGATTCCCGGTGGTCACGTGA
- the mug gene encoding G/U mismatch-specific DNA glycosylase, which translates to MGRPTKDELAAAVDRTLPDLIAPGLDVLFVGINPGLWSAATGWHFARPGNRFWPALHRGGFTPRQLHPSEQDQLPGLGLGITNMVARASARADELTPAELVAGAEILTGKVAHYRPAWVAVVGVTAYRIGFGRPKADFGPQPETLAGARLWVLPNPSGLNAHFTPETLGAAFGELRAAAAG; encoded by the coding sequence ATGGGGCGGCCGACGAAGGACGAGTTGGCCGCCGCGGTCGACCGGACCCTCCCGGATCTGATCGCGCCCGGGTTGGACGTGCTCTTCGTCGGCATCAATCCCGGGCTCTGGTCGGCGGCCACCGGCTGGCACTTCGCCCGACCCGGCAACCGCTTCTGGCCGGCGCTGCACCGGGGCGGCTTCACCCCCCGCCAGCTGCACCCGAGCGAACAGGACCAGCTCCCCGGCCTCGGCCTGGGCATCACCAACATGGTGGCCCGGGCCAGCGCCCGCGCCGACGAGCTGACCCCGGCGGAGCTGGTGGCCGGTGCGGAGATCCTGACCGGCAAGGTCGCCCACTACCGGCCGGCGTGGGTGGCGGTGGTCGGGGTGACCGCGTACCGGATCGGGTTCGGCCGGCCGAAGGCCGATTTCGGCCCGCAGCCGGAGACGCTGGCCGGCGCCCGGCTCTGGGTGCTGCCGAACCCGAGCGGCCTGAACGCGCACTTCACCCCGGAGACGCTCGGGGCGGCGTTCGGGGAGCTGCGGGCGGCCGCCGCCGGCTAG
- a CDS encoding cadmium resistance transporter, with protein sequence MTDLLAAAAGAALVFAATNVDDIVVLTVLFVAARATGRPRPWRIVAGQYLGIGALVATALVVAAGLLVVPDPWTGLLGLLPIGLGVRALLARTDDEAPPAIVGGALGVAGVTIANGADNIAVYVPVFRSLEPAAGLVWLVVFAALVALWCAVAALLGGHPRVVRLVGRAGHWLVPAIFVGVGLVILVTSGVLTRVADLAT encoded by the coding sequence GTGACCGACCTGCTCGCCGCCGCGGCCGGCGCGGCCCTGGTGTTCGCCGCGACCAACGTGGACGACATCGTCGTGCTCACCGTGCTCTTCGTGGCCGCCCGCGCCACCGGCCGGCCCCGGCCCTGGCGGATCGTGGCGGGCCAGTACCTGGGCATCGGCGCGCTGGTCGCGACCGCGCTGGTGGTCGCGGCGGGGCTGCTGGTGGTGCCCGACCCGTGGACCGGCCTGCTCGGCCTGCTGCCGATCGGCCTCGGGGTCCGGGCCCTGCTGGCGCGCACCGACGACGAGGCGCCACCGGCCATCGTCGGCGGCGCGCTCGGGGTGGCCGGCGTGACCATCGCCAACGGCGCGGACAACATCGCCGTCTACGTGCCGGTGTTCCGCTCCCTGGAGCCGGCGGCCGGACTGGTCTGGTTGGTGGTCTTCGCCGCCCTGGTGGCGCTCTGGTGCGCGGTCGCGGCCCTGCTCGGCGGGCATCCGCGGGTGGTCCGGCTGGTCGGCCGGGCCGGCCACTGGCTGGTACCGGCGATCTTCGTCGGCGTCGGCCTGGTCATCCTGGTCACCTCCGGGGTGCTGACCCGCGTGGCCGACCTGGCCACCTGA
- a CDS encoding TMEM175 family protein: MAAREGAVPAAQGTTTTDTDRMTAFSDGVFAIVITVLVLELRPPAYESGGLLDALLHEKAAYLAFVISFVYIGVLWLNHHALLLLVGRTNLALNWINLALLLGAVIIPFPTAVLASAFAHAGAADQRVAVVLYALSAALMSVPWLAFFAYLERHPALLAPDISTEHLHAQRARPVTGIFLYGSSAALGWFVDPVVGLIGIIVMIIYHAVTSQGLKRRSHRRLPGRRRT; encoded by the coding sequence ATGGCCGCACGCGAGGGGGCCGTGCCGGCGGCGCAGGGCACGACGACGACCGACACCGACCGGATGACGGCGTTCAGCGACGGGGTGTTCGCGATCGTCATCACCGTCCTGGTGCTGGAACTTCGCCCACCGGCGTACGAATCCGGTGGGCTGCTGGACGCTCTGCTGCACGAGAAGGCGGCCTACCTCGCCTTCGTCATCTCGTTCGTCTACATCGGTGTGCTCTGGCTGAACCACCACGCGTTGCTGCTACTGGTCGGCCGGACGAACCTCGCGCTCAACTGGATCAACCTCGCCCTGCTGCTCGGCGCCGTGATCATCCCGTTTCCCACCGCGGTGCTCGCGTCGGCATTCGCCCATGCGGGCGCCGCCGACCAGCGGGTGGCGGTGGTCCTGTACGCATTGTCCGCCGCGCTGATGTCGGTACCCTGGCTGGCCTTCTTCGCCTACCTGGAACGCCACCCCGCACTGCTGGCACCCGACATCTCCACCGAGCACCTGCACGCCCAGCGGGCCCGCCCCGTCACCGGCATTTTCCTCTACGGCAGCAGCGCGGCACTCGGCTGGTTCGTCGACCCCGTGGTGGGCCTGATCGGGATCATCGTCATGATCATCTATCACGCCGTCACGAGCCAGGGACTCAAGCGGCGCAGTCACCGGCGGCTGCCGGGTCGACGGCGAACCTGA